From Phycisphaerales bacterium, one genomic window encodes:
- a CDS encoding Eco57I restriction-modification methylase domain-containing protein, whose product MAACHAKGRLDGPTLHTAINSIQPFHHASAIAIRRALLNARGTSAMTHTAIDPEPIRRLLDEHDFVALFREHLGWDRHDHAIDIPVGTHAFRLGAVAEKRNFAVFECTPDARGRVPDRASRDAIERVLAKTAHEHLVIFADKDRRHQVWMWVRRVPGKPASQQSYEWFKGQPTGQILQRVLPTLAIAFDDDDATTLPDVRAKVAAAFDVEKVTKKFFERFQKEHAAFHKFIEGIQVAADRDWYASVMLNRLMFCYFIQKKGLLDGDRGYLRNRLTRLQSTKGKDKFWTFYQHFLLRLFHEGLSTKPGQRSKDLDAMIGRIPYLNGGLFDIHEIEERYGDIQIPDTAFEKLFKFFDEYRWHLDERPLRENNEINPDVLGYIFEKYINQKQMGAYYTKEDITGYISQNTIIPYILDQAVASCTIAFVPPNAPTAGGSVWRLLQNEPDRYIHEPVRRGVIDDAGSAMPLPAKIAVGVGDVSKRSGWNKPATAPFGLPTETWREHVARRERCLDLRKRLAAGEVSTVNDLVTQNLDIRQFAADVVERCEGPDLLRAVWRAVESVTVLDPTCGSGAFLFAALNVLEPLYEACLDRMGGFLDTLARDAAAAGEGKGRAPAPDTFADFRRILDRVGDHPNRRYFILKSIIVNNLYGVDIMEEACEICKLRLFLKLVAQVEEGLIERIEPLPDIDFNIRAGNTLVGFANLDAVRSALAGRLDFGGEFDRISEEATDAATEFERFRRAQTDYNTDAVALAAIKQGLRQRFRTLECSLNTLLAGDYGVRVDREGALDRWHARYQPFHWSVDFHAIMATGGFCAIIGNPPYIELKELKDYTVKGYSTESAGNLYALVIEQCLRLLRRDGRLGMIVPVSSISTERYEALQDLLTSRTLWYSAYDDRPSRLFDGLEHIRLTIHLAAPGEAAPSLASTRYHKWAATERPTLFERLSYVASAPCLVPGTLPKLNYEFERSIIARLQTPRRRMAEFITRNGKHSIYYSRKVGYFLQVLNFEPEVRDGKGDRRPPSEFKELTFRTRGEADAVLCCLNSNLFYWFVTVFSDCRHLNRREVETFPFDLGSLSEAQMEEAHTLARALMSDLRAHSEHRRMKFKHDDLTVQCIIPKRSKALIDRIDLWLGDVLGLSVSEVDFVMNYDVKYRMGESATEDEETEE is encoded by the coding sequence TTGGCGGCTTGTCACGCGAAAGGGCGCCTCGATGGCCCCACCCTGCACACCGCCATTAACTCGATCCAACCATTCCACCACGCCTCTGCCATCGCTATTCGACGCGCACTCCTGAATGCCCGGGGCACATCCGCCATGACCCATACCGCCATCGATCCTGAGCCTATTCGTCGCCTGCTCGATGAGCATGACTTCGTGGCGCTGTTTCGCGAGCACCTGGGCTGGGATCGTCACGACCACGCGATCGACATTCCCGTTGGTACGCACGCCTTCCGTCTCGGAGCCGTTGCCGAGAAGCGCAACTTCGCGGTCTTCGAGTGCACTCCTGATGCCCGTGGCCGTGTGCCCGATCGCGCCAGCCGCGATGCGATCGAACGCGTTCTCGCCAAGACCGCCCACGAGCACCTCGTGATCTTCGCCGACAAAGATCGTCGCCACCAGGTCTGGATGTGGGTCCGTCGCGTGCCCGGCAAACCCGCCAGTCAGCAGTCCTACGAGTGGTTCAAGGGCCAGCCCACGGGCCAGATTCTGCAGCGCGTCTTGCCAACACTCGCCATTGCCTTTGACGACGATGACGCCACGACCCTTCCCGACGTGCGAGCGAAGGTCGCCGCGGCGTTTGATGTGGAGAAGGTCACCAAGAAGTTCTTCGAGCGATTCCAGAAGGAGCACGCGGCGTTCCACAAGTTCATCGAGGGCATTCAAGTCGCCGCCGACCGCGACTGGTACGCCTCGGTAATGCTGAACCGGTTGATGTTCTGCTATTTCATCCAGAAGAAGGGATTACTCGACGGCGATCGTGGCTATTTGCGCAACCGCCTCACCCGCCTTCAGTCCACCAAGGGCAAAGACAAGTTCTGGACGTTCTACCAGCACTTTCTCCTGCGCCTGTTCCACGAGGGTCTCAGCACAAAGCCCGGCCAGCGCTCCAAGGACTTGGACGCGATGATCGGCCGGATCCCGTACCTCAACGGCGGCCTGTTTGACATCCACGAGATCGAGGAGCGGTACGGCGACATCCAGATCCCGGACACCGCGTTCGAAAAGCTCTTCAAGTTCTTCGACGAGTACCGGTGGCACCTCGACGAGCGGCCTCTGCGCGAGAACAACGAGATCAACCCCGATGTTCTCGGCTACATTTTCGAGAAGTACATCAACCAGAAGCAGATGGGTGCCTACTACACCAAGGAGGACATCACCGGGTACATCTCACAGAACACGATCATCCCCTACATCCTTGATCAGGCGGTGGCGAGCTGCACGATCGCGTTCGTGCCGCCCAACGCCCCGACCGCCGGCGGTTCCGTCTGGCGGCTTCTCCAGAATGAGCCCGACCGCTACATCCACGAGCCCGTCCGGCGCGGCGTTATCGATGACGCCGGCAGCGCAATGCCGCTGCCGGCGAAGATCGCGGTCGGAGTTGGCGATGTGTCCAAGCGGAGCGGATGGAACAAGCCGGCCACAGCCCCCTTCGGCCTGCCGACCGAGACGTGGCGCGAGCATGTCGCCAGGCGGGAGCGGTGCCTGGATCTGCGGAAACGACTCGCCGCCGGAGAGGTGTCCACAGTTAACGACCTGGTAACCCAGAACCTCGACATCCGGCAGTTCGCGGCGGATGTCGTTGAGCGCTGCGAAGGGCCGGACCTTCTCCGAGCGGTGTGGAGGGCCGTCGAGTCCGTCACCGTGCTCGACCCGACTTGCGGTTCCGGGGCGTTCCTGTTCGCGGCCCTGAATGTCTTGGAGCCGCTGTACGAGGCATGCCTTGACCGCATGGGTGGCTTCCTTGACACGCTGGCCCGAGATGCCGCGGCGGCTGGCGAAGGAAAGGGGCGCGCCCCAGCCCCGGACACGTTCGCGGACTTTCGCCGCATCCTGGACCGCGTTGGGGACCATCCGAACCGCCGTTACTTCATCTTGAAGTCCATCATCGTCAACAACCTCTACGGCGTGGACATCATGGAGGAGGCATGTGAGATATGCAAACTTCGGCTGTTCCTGAAGCTTGTCGCTCAGGTAGAGGAGGGCTTGATTGAGCGGATCGAGCCGCTGCCGGACATCGACTTCAACATCCGAGCCGGCAACACGCTGGTTGGGTTCGCCAATCTTGACGCCGTGCGTTCCGCTCTTGCGGGCCGTTTGGACTTCGGTGGAGAGTTCGATCGCATCTCGGAGGAGGCCACTGATGCCGCCACTGAGTTCGAGCGGTTCCGCCGCGCCCAAACGGACTACAACACAGATGCTGTCGCACTCGCTGCAATCAAGCAGGGGCTCCGCCAGCGGTTTCGGACGCTCGAGTGCTCGCTGAACACACTTCTCGCTGGCGACTACGGCGTCCGCGTAGACCGCGAGGGCGCTCTTGATCGGTGGCACGCGCGATATCAGCCTTTCCACTGGAGCGTCGATTTCCATGCAATCATGGCCACCGGTGGCTTTTGTGCCATCATTGGCAATCCCCCGTACATCGAGCTGAAGGAACTGAAGGATTACACCGTGAAGGGGTACTCTACGGAGTCCGCGGGGAACCTCTATGCGCTCGTAATCGAGCAGTGTCTGCGTCTGCTGCGCCGCGATGGACGTCTGGGAATGATCGTGCCGGTGTCTTCGATCTCAACAGAGCGTTATGAGGCGCTCCAAGACCTGCTCACCTCACGCACGCTGTGGTACAGCGCCTACGACGACAGGCCGTCACGACTGTTTGACGGGCTAGAGCACATTCGCCTCACAATCCATCTTGCTGCTCCAGGCGAGGCCGCGCCGTCTCTCGCTTCCACGCGATACCACAAATGGGCAGCCACAGAGCGACCGACACTGTTCGAACGACTGTCGTATGTGGCGTCAGCACCGTGTCTGGTTCCCGGCACACTGCCCAAGCTCAACTACGAGTTTGAGCGGTCCATCATCGCTCGCCTACAGACGCCGCGACGTCGCATGGCGGAGTTCATCACCCGAAATGGGAAGCACTCGATCTATTACTCTCGCAAAGTTGGCTACTTTCTCCAGGTTCTGAATTTTGAGCCCGAGGTGCGAGACGGAAAGGGCGATCGCCGTCCACCTTCAGAGTTCAAAGAGCTGACGTTTCGGACACGAGGCGAAGCCGACGCTGTTTTGTGCTGTCTGAACTCAAACCTGTTCTACTGGTTCGTTACCGTGTTCTCTGATTGCAGGCACCTCAACCGGAGGGAGGTTGAGACTTTCCCCTTCGACTTGGGCTCTCTGTCGGAAGCACAAATGGAAGAGGCGCACACCCTCGCTCGGGCGTTGATGAGCGACCTGCGTGCACATTCCGAGCATCGCCGCATGAAGTTCAAGCACGACGACCTGACTGTGCAGTGCATCATCCCCAAGCGAAGCAAGGCCCTGATCGACAGGATCGACTTGTGGCTGGGGGACGTGCTCGGACTCTCCGTGTCAGAGGTGGACTTTGTCATGAACTACGATGTGAAGTACCGGATGGGAGAGTCTGCCACGGAAGATGAGGAGACCGAGGAGTGA
- a CDS encoding sigma-70 family RNA polymerase sigma factor, whose translation MQSVRDHLARHSFRNLFIEELGWDIASGDAVAIAGSTSFALRRIAHKRGVQAFTCELTPQQLTDRKLLRTIESQLSQQAVEHVAIYFCEHLRQQCWQWAAVGPSGKRLRHREHPFTSRVPSDKVVARIQALAIEFEAEDATTLSDVSARLRTSFDNDPEFSSFFRGARWRVLSDALHRRWLQTQTDADLNAFLTIHLPLLPWAAKKFAPRRMEQEDAAAVAFFALRRAAQQFDADHGAQFSTYATKAMMQWIGRLAPVYTDLIKCRSHRCRIFRQCERQAERLAVTSGEWRGRRLLELLTIRRTTQPASVFRAVRHIGSFDDRSAPFRRMLNERPDDAPTPLERMLHEERVARIPAVLAGLPARDAAIVQQRFGLGGSGVKATLEQIGTAHRLTKEGVRLILLRVIDDLRELFDEPTESEITNRAAWTPMSLAGRDLLAPLLAVPGADVTPIPRERAMPIASRPATYTLTLQAGPVPKLFDGMLAPHLANGTEHPAVLGVTDNGRSIASADSAANPGDSDIDRVQTALQAAAAVGGMLVTELITTLGINGGRVRAAVHGLAKSGEAERGPDLRWRLVTRKGASMAPPCTPPLTRSNHSTTPLPSLFDAHS comes from the coding sequence GTGCAAAGCGTCCGGGACCATCTCGCTCGCCACTCGTTCCGCAACCTCTTCATCGAGGAGTTGGGATGGGACATTGCATCCGGCGACGCGGTAGCAATCGCAGGTTCTACGTCGTTTGCGCTCCGACGGATTGCACACAAGCGAGGGGTTCAGGCGTTCACTTGCGAACTGACGCCCCAACAGTTGACCGATCGGAAGCTCCTCCGCACCATCGAATCTCAGCTGTCTCAGCAGGCGGTGGAGCATGTCGCCATCTACTTCTGTGAACACCTCCGACAACAGTGCTGGCAATGGGCCGCCGTCGGCCCCTCGGGCAAGCGACTGCGACATCGCGAGCACCCGTTTACCAGTCGGGTTCCGTCTGACAAAGTCGTCGCGAGGATTCAGGCACTCGCGATTGAATTTGAAGCAGAGGACGCAACGACGCTGTCGGACGTGTCTGCCCGGCTCAGAACCTCTTTCGATAATGATCCGGAGTTCTCCAGCTTCTTTCGAGGTGCCCGTTGGCGGGTGCTCAGCGACGCGCTGCACCGGCGCTGGCTGCAGACTCAGACAGATGCGGACCTGAACGCCTTTCTCACGATCCACCTGCCATTGCTCCCCTGGGCGGCAAAGAAGTTCGCTCCGCGACGGATGGAACAGGAGGACGCCGCCGCAGTCGCGTTCTTCGCGCTGCGCAGGGCTGCCCAGCAGTTCGACGCTGACCACGGTGCGCAGTTTTCAACATACGCCACAAAGGCGATGATGCAATGGATCGGACGACTCGCACCTGTCTACACCGATTTGATCAAGTGTCGGAGTCATCGGTGCCGGATATTCCGGCAATGCGAGCGGCAAGCCGAACGGCTTGCCGTCACCTCGGGAGAGTGGCGTGGTCGCCGCCTGCTCGAGTTGCTGACGATTCGTAGGACGACTCAGCCCGCCAGCGTGTTCCGCGCTGTGCGGCACATCGGCTCGTTCGACGACCGGTCAGCGCCGTTCCGACGCATGCTGAATGAGCGGCCAGACGACGCCCCCACTCCTCTTGAGCGAATGCTGCACGAAGAGCGAGTCGCGCGAATCCCTGCCGTCCTGGCAGGTCTGCCCGCCCGCGATGCCGCCATCGTGCAACAGCGGTTCGGACTAGGTGGAAGCGGCGTGAAGGCAACTCTTGAGCAGATTGGAACCGCGCATCGCCTGACCAAGGAGGGTGTGCGCCTGATACTGCTGCGGGTCATTGACGACTTGCGCGAGCTGTTCGACGAGCCCACTGAGAGCGAAATCACGAATCGTGCCGCGTGGACGCCAATGTCACTGGCAGGCCGCGATCTACTCGCGCCACTGCTTGCGGTTCCTGGTGCGGACGTCACCCCGATCCCGAGAGAACGGGCGATGCCCATCGCTTCTCGGCCCGCCACATACACGCTCACCCTTCAAGCCGGTCCGGTACCCAAGCTCTTTGACGGCATGCTCGCGCCGCACCTGGCCAACGGTACTGAGCATCCAGCTGTCTTGGGCGTCACGGACAATGGTCGATCGATTGCGTCGGCCGACAGTGCTGCGAACCCCGGAGACAGCGACATCGACCGAGTTCAGACCGCGCTTCAAGCCGCCGCTGCAGTTGGCGGTATGCTGGTCACAGAACTCATCACGACACTGGGGATCAACGGTGGACGCGTCAGAGCGGCCGTGCATGGCCTCGCCAAGTCCGGCGAAGCAGAGCGCGGCCCAGACCTACGTTGGCGGCTTGTCACGCGAAAGGGCGCCTCGATGGCCCCACCCTGCACACCGCCATTAACTCGATCCAACCATTCCACCACGCCTCTGCCATCGCTATTCGACGCGCACTCCTGA
- a CDS encoding GNAT family N-acetyltransferase produces the protein MWVAHAFEMELLWMAVDPQSTRRGIGRQLVVAAMDTVCTQQVVSLKTTDPDTVPNGSTLSAAGFRETVGFFQHLGFRIGARLGGYWGSGTDAMLLFKELR, from the coding sequence GTGTGGGTTGCACATGCATTCGAGATGGAACTGCTGTGGATGGCTGTTGATCCGCAGAGCACGCGGCGAGGGATTGGCCGACAGCTTGTCGTTGCTGCGATGGACACTGTTTGCACCCAGCAAGTGGTATCGCTGAAGACCACCGACCCGGACACCGTTCCAAACGGGTCCACACTCAGCGCAGCTGGGTTTCGCGAGACGGTGGGGTTTTTTCAGCACTTGGGCTTTCGGATTGGGGCAAGGCTGGGCGGGTACTGGGGAAGTGGGACTGATGCCATGCTGCTATTCAAGGAGCTTCGTTAG
- a CDS encoding AIPR family protein: MASATAHRPVPVEFLVHVDDFRTHRIPGLPSSKVGSCFIRADELVKHLDLDEWLAVNPRVPTRSAKDVLTGHVVRGIQDTLREAPSDFALKNQGLYLLVASVGEYERQRDGGRLRFTMSDPLAHGLCNGGHTYAAVREYSERAENPQTLEEVWVRLHLFEGIDPDKVPAMAEGLNRSRQVDDPSLMNLEGQFDAIRKALQGKPGHKEIAYRQGDPGNYYITEIIRAIMFFNCQRFDSRKHPSTLYRQQKQMLDAFRDDANQRPSPIALVVPHIHEILVLMDSIARATPAACKRLKPAFELGRMKGERAGVRAGSAAHKDTPLFFLGTKMDHKIHTGWLLVMLAAFRANVRWDLTRGVFEWKTPSTELLPKVIDGLVAICVQEYRDNKSKPDEMARNPAVYDRCYKEIELELLRSGIR, encoded by the coding sequence TAGCGCCACAGCGCATCGCCCCGTGCCCGTCGAGTTCTTGGTGCATGTTGACGACTTTCGAACGCACAGAATTCCGGGCCTCCCCAGTTCGAAGGTCGGTTCCTGCTTCATCCGTGCGGATGAGCTTGTCAAGCACTTGGACCTAGACGAGTGGCTTGCGGTCAATCCTCGCGTGCCCACGCGAAGCGCCAAAGACGTACTCACCGGTCACGTCGTTCGCGGCATCCAAGACACCCTGCGAGAGGCACCCTCAGACTTCGCTCTGAAGAACCAGGGTCTGTATCTGCTCGTCGCATCCGTCGGAGAATACGAGCGGCAGCGAGATGGTGGCCGTCTGCGCTTCACCATGTCCGATCCTCTCGCCCATGGGCTATGCAACGGCGGACACACCTACGCAGCGGTTCGCGAGTACTCAGAGCGTGCGGAAAACCCACAGACGCTTGAAGAAGTATGGGTTCGCCTCCATCTCTTCGAGGGTATTGACCCCGACAAGGTGCCGGCGATGGCCGAAGGGCTCAACCGGAGCCGGCAGGTCGATGACCCAAGTCTGATGAACCTCGAGGGTCAGTTCGATGCTATCCGGAAGGCGCTACAGGGGAAGCCCGGTCACAAAGAGATCGCCTACAGGCAGGGCGATCCGGGCAACTACTACATCACGGAGATCATCCGCGCGATCATGTTTTTCAACTGCCAGCGGTTCGATAGCCGCAAGCATCCCAGCACGCTCTATCGCCAGCAGAAACAGATGCTCGACGCGTTCCGCGATGACGCCAACCAGCGGCCCTCGCCGATCGCCCTTGTCGTTCCGCACATCCACGAGATTCTGGTACTGATGGACTCGATTGCCCGGGCGACGCCAGCGGCGTGCAAACGGCTCAAGCCCGCGTTCGAGCTCGGCCGGATGAAAGGCGAGCGGGCAGGCGTTCGAGCGGGTTCAGCCGCGCACAAGGACACGCCGTTGTTCTTCCTCGGCACGAAGATGGACCACAAGATCCACACCGGATGGCTGCTGGTCATGCTGGCGGCCTTCAGAGCCAACGTCCGCTGGGATTTGACGCGCGGCGTATTCGAATGGAAGACGCCCTCGACGGAGCTGCTCCCGAAGGTTATCGACGGCCTGGTTGCGATCTGTGTTCAGGAGTATCGGGACAACAAGTCCAAACCCGACGAGATGGCGCGCAACCCAGCCGTGTACGACCGCTGCTACAAGGAAATCGAGCTGGAGCTCTTACGTTCCGGCATCCGCTGA
- a CDS encoding winged helix-turn-helix domain-containing protein: protein MKKNEVQIGNTYTAKVSGKIARVRIDAENRNGGWDATNLETKKKVRIKSAQRLRAEVGSPPKASTTPPPAGSDNKDANPASGMKPGGRVVDRDAQRIAERDAKAAAKGLVMKTEIVMGKERSRWVKKAEQAAAQQGTPDAKTPADAQSAEKRKGRRTPPRIALVNKDQYAEIAKQVESLPTSRNHVCWKKNGKLYELFFRVDGRTPLLYRAPATSAVDEKTGCREEDAVGTVTGVFHIKQSIKQLTGKSPAQIGITMPPDRGAPKARGETTKKTTGGKADAKPRRKREGLSGLDAAAQVLGRAKEPLDAKTIAERAIAAGWKTNGATPHATLYAAMIREIKAMGKDARFIKAVKGRFTARKGA, encoded by the coding sequence ATGAAGAAGAACGAGGTCCAGATCGGGAACACGTACACCGCGAAGGTGTCCGGCAAGATCGCCAGGGTGCGCATCGACGCCGAGAATCGCAATGGCGGCTGGGACGCGACCAACCTTGAGACGAAGAAGAAGGTTCGCATCAAGAGCGCCCAGCGATTGCGGGCCGAAGTCGGCTCGCCGCCGAAAGCGAGCACGACGCCGCCGCCTGCGGGCAGCGACAACAAGGACGCCAATCCGGCCTCCGGCATGAAGCCCGGGGGCCGCGTTGTTGACCGGGACGCGCAGCGCATCGCCGAGCGCGATGCCAAGGCCGCGGCCAAGGGCCTGGTCATGAAGACCGAGATCGTCATGGGCAAGGAGAGATCGCGCTGGGTGAAGAAGGCCGAGCAGGCCGCGGCGCAGCAGGGCACGCCGGACGCGAAGACACCGGCCGACGCACAGTCCGCCGAGAAGCGCAAGGGCCGGCGCACGCCGCCGCGCATCGCGCTGGTCAACAAGGACCAGTACGCCGAGATCGCCAAGCAGGTCGAGAGCCTGCCCACCAGCCGCAACCACGTGTGCTGGAAGAAGAACGGCAAGTTGTACGAATTGTTCTTCCGCGTCGATGGCCGCACGCCGCTGCTCTACCGCGCGCCGGCGACCTCGGCCGTCGATGAGAAGACCGGCTGCCGCGAGGAGGATGCCGTCGGCACGGTGACGGGCGTCTTCCACATCAAGCAGAGCATCAAGCAACTCACCGGCAAATCGCCGGCGCAGATCGGCATCACCATGCCGCCCGACCGCGGCGCGCCCAAGGCGCGCGGCGAGACGACGAAGAAGACGACCGGCGGCAAGGCCGACGCCAAGCCGCGAAGGAAGCGCGAGGGCCTGAGTGGCCTCGACGCCGCAGCGCAGGTCCTGGGGCGGGCGAAAGAGCCCCTCGACGCCAAGACCATCGCCGAGCGCGCCATCGCGGCGGGCTGGAAGACCAACGGCGCGACGCCGCACGCGACCTTGTACGCCGCGATGATCCGTGAGATCAAGGCCATGGGCAAGGATGCGCGGTTCATCAAAGCCGTCAAGGGCCGGTTCACGGCCCGGAAAGGAGCGTGA
- a CDS encoding tRNA-dependent cyclodipeptide synthase, translating into MIDTASPSPQVQVIQSETHGRLVSRFLNGERFNCWIGLSPSTSSVNRARLEQIVNWVCARSDDVLIVEGSFPDRWNIMAEKALPEVVAEGEARAGLPRFRRRLDDIVARLGANARVRLLNWEETLQTIEYKRLRHDLSAFITVTPRFAMAVEEASRDYLERRGKRSDLDDAPRRRLWLQYMVEELAMFMWLYQSGYMIEVYPGRDLELMQLISEGAFPGIPVACPNRTHIGIEVSER; encoded by the coding sequence ATGATTGACACGGCGTCACCATCTCCCCAGGTTCAAGTGATTCAGTCGGAGACTCACGGGCGTCTCGTCTCACGATTCCTGAATGGCGAGAGGTTCAATTGCTGGATTGGACTGAGTCCCTCCACATCGTCGGTCAACCGCGCTCGCCTGGAGCAGATCGTGAACTGGGTTTGCGCACGATCGGATGACGTGCTCATCGTCGAGGGGAGCTTTCCGGATCGGTGGAACATCATGGCGGAGAAAGCGCTGCCGGAGGTGGTGGCCGAGGGCGAAGCCCGCGCTGGCCTACCTCGTTTTCGCCGACGTCTAGATGACATTGTTGCTCGGTTAGGGGCCAACGCACGCGTCCGCCTGCTCAACTGGGAAGAGACGTTGCAGACGATCGAGTACAAGCGGCTACGGCACGACCTCTCGGCATTCATCACGGTGACCCCACGATTCGCAATGGCGGTTGAGGAGGCATCACGGGATTACCTTGAGCGGCGTGGCAAGCGGTCTGACTTGGATGATGCCCCACGCCGCCGCCTGTGGTTGCAATACATGGTTGAAGAGTTGGCCATGTTCATGTGGTTGTACCAGAGCGGGTACATGATTGAGGTGTATCCCGGGCGCGATCTCGAACTCATGCAGCTGATCTCAGAGGGCGCATTTCCCGGGATTCCTGTCGCGTGTCCAAATCGCACCCATATCGGCATCGAGGTGTCAGAGCGGTGA